The genomic window AGGGCAAGCATGAACATCGCCAGGCCAACCATCGTCATGCCCACCGCTATCGGCTTCGTCCTGCCAATCCTATCGCTGAGATACCCCGCGTAGGGTTTAACAACCGCCATTATGGCGATCTCCACCGTCAGTATCAGCCCGGAGAGCCATGCCTTGTTCTGGAGGTAGTAGAAGAGGGGCAGGAACGTTTCTATGCCCTGGTAGGCCATGTATACTGCCGCATCTAGGAGGCCAATCAAGAGAAGCTCCCCGCTGAACGTGAACTCAAACCTCTCGGGCTCGCCCCTAGTCTCAGGGAATCTGAAGGTGAGGACAAAAACGGCCAGTCCAGTCAGCGAACAGAGGATGAAGACGACGGAAAACCCAAGGAAGTAGATAATGCTCCCCGCGATGACGGGGGCAAGGGCGCGGCCGACGAGGGTTGACGAGCTCAGGAACCCCATAAAGGTGCCCTTACTATGGGGATAAAGGTCGCTGACCAGGGCAAAGGATACCGGGACGAAGATTGCGGTTGCGACGCCGTAGTAAACCCTGACAAGGGCGAGGGTTAAAGCATCGCCCGCAAGAAAGTACAGCAACGGTGCACTGAGAAAAACGAAACCGCTCATCTTGAGGAGCCTCTTTCTTCCGTAGAGATCGCTGAGAAGGCCCGATGTGAAGTTTATGAAGATCCCCGTCATGGTTGATGCGGCTGCAACGAGGCCAATTTCTCCCTTTCCGAGCCCTATGCTCTGAGCGTAGAGAGGAAGTGTTGGGGACTTGCTCATTGTGGAACCAAGTATCGCGAAGAATCCCGCAAGGAAGATCAGGTGAAGGGTTCTATTCCCCATCCACTTCATTTTCCGAGCTCCTTTCTGGCTCCTCTTCGGCTTCCTCTTCCTGTATCACCACCTTGATGTAGCTCAGGATGTCGTGGATTATGAAGAAGCTTATCGCCACCTCGACTAGGGCCATTGGGTTGCCGGCTATTAGGAACAGCAGGGAGAAGAAGAACGTTACACCGGCGTATATGAGGGCGACCTTGATTGCGGTCCTGTTTTCAACCCCCACACCGTATCCGAGTCCCATGTTGAATATCGCGAAGGTAAGATAAATCGGCGAGGCTAGGTAGTAGGTGTAGTAGAGGAGCAAAAAACCGCTGAGAAAAAGGAGAGAGGAAGCAACCCTAAGCCGTCTCATACCATCCCCAGGTAGCTTTCAAAGACCTCCACGTATTTAAACCCATCGTCCGGGAAGATGAGGACGTAGGTCTTCTCGCCGAGTTCTCCGGCGATCTTCCCATAGGCCCTGAAAACGGCACCGGAGCTTAGGCCTATGAGAAGGCCGTCGCCTCTGGCGACGCGGATAGCTCCTTCGATGGCCTCTTTTCTCGTTATCTCCACGACCCTGTCTATCTCAACCTGGAAGTACCACTTGGGCCTCGTCTCAAGGCGCTTGATCCCGGGTATCTTCTCACCCTTCGCTGGAACGACGCCGATAACCTGCGTGTCGTAGCGCTCCTTGAAGTAGCTCGCTATGCCTGCTATGTGGCCCGAAGTGCCTATGCCTGCTATTATGACGTCGGGGGTTTTCCCTATGCTCCTCAGCTGTTCCTCTATCTCCCTGGCGGTTAAGCGGTGAGCCAGAAAGTTGTCGTCGTTTTCGAACTGATTGAGGTTAGCTGCTCCGGCCTTCTTCGCCTCTTCGACGACGTACTGAACCATGGCAGGGTCTATGGTCTCGAAGTCACTCATGACGACCTCCGCACCGAGAACCTTCAGGAGAACCTGCGTGGCCTTGGGCGTTGGCTTCGGCAGATATGCCCTGAACTCGATGCCAAAAACGTTGCTCAAAGCCGCCAGAGAAATCCCGACGTTGCCGGAGGTTGCCTCAAAAAGTCTTTTCGTGCCGTTGATGTCCCCGCGCTCCAGGGCCTTCATAAGCATGTTAAAAACGGCCCTGTCCTTTATGCTCCTGCTGAAGGGGTTAAAGAACTCCAGCTTGGCAAAAGACATCCCCCCTCTCGGCTGAGAGTCTGACCAGGGGGGTCGGCTTGTACTTCTCGTAAAGCTCCAGTGTGCTGTTAAACACGTTCATTTGCCATCACCGGAAACGGGTTGGAAGGGGGCTTTAAAAACTTTCCTAAAACGAACAGTTATGGACAGAATTGGGTAATCAAAGCACCCCTTTCCTCACGAGCTTCTCCTTTATCCTCTCGAACTCTCCGAGCGAGCCCCTAACAACAGGATACCTTGGAACGAAGGGGCACGGCTCTTCAGGCTCGATACTTATCTCGAACGTCCCTATCTCCCTGGCGATTCCCACTATCTCCTCCTTGTCCAGCCCTATGAGCGGCCGCAGAATGGGCAAATCGCTCGCGATGCTTATTATCATGAGGTTGTCAAGTGTCTGGGAAGCCACTTGGCCAAGGCTGTCGCCGGTTACTATGGCCATGGCACCGATCTCATGTCCCACCCTGCACGCCTTCCTGAGCATCATGTATTTACAGAAGAGGCACGTCCACTTGGCCTTTCCCATCTCGGCGAGCTTTGAGAACACCGGAGCCTGCTCCTCGTAGGTATCAACTATAACTGGCTCGTTCAGTCTTCCGTACCTTCCAAGAATCTCGCAGAGCTCAAAAACCTTGGACTCCTTCTTGGAACTCTGCCTGAAGTGAACGGGGGTCACTTCAAAGCCCTTTCTAAGCATGAGATAAACTGCAACAGGCGAGTCAATGCCCGAACTTAAGAGCGCCACTGCCTTCATGATTGACGAAAGCGGGGGAATTATATATGAAGCTTTCCTCAACTTAAGGTTAAGGTCTCACGATACCCTCTTCAATCCTCCAGTCCTTTGACTCGTAGAGGGTTCCAAACATCAGGTAGAGCTCGTAAGGTACCTTCCACATTTTCAGAAACTCCTTGAAGCTGTAGGTGACCTCCACGGGGAGGAGAACCACCCACGGGGCGAGATAGCGTCCCCCCAGGTCTCTCAATATCCCAGTTTTTCCATCTCTACCCCTGAGTGCGAAGCTGAACTTGTTCTTTTCGTTTTTTGTCATTCCGCGGACATCGAGGATGAACAACGCATACCCCTCACCGTTCATCAACTCATGAAGGGGACGCCTCCTGATAAGCGAATAGCCGGTGATAATCAGCCCTGGAACGGCGAGGTAGTTCGGATCCCACATCTGCTCAAGGCTCATCGCCTTAACGTCCAGCCTTTCATGTGGGAATCCCCTGTCAATCAGCATCTCCTTGAACTCGAAGGCAAGTTCAAACCTCTCCACATCATTTGCTCCGGTGAGGAGCACCATGAAGTCGAGATCGTTTGGGGCTTCTTTCCCCTGAGTCACGGAGCCATAGAGGATCACGTCAAAGACCCTCTCATGCTTCCTCCTAAAGTCCTCCGCAACCTTTTCCAGTTCACTTAATCTTGTCGGCAAGTTTGAGAACCTCATTCCTCAACGCCCCCACCTCGTCCCTCGTGAGCCTCCTCTCATATGCATCCCTGTAGAAATCAAAGAACTTACTGACGATACGGTATAGGTCACGGTAATGGAGCCTCAAAATTGCAAATCGCTCACCGTGATTCTTGGGTTCTAGGTTCAAATCCCGCTTGATAATGTAGTCACATATTCCCACGAGAGCCTTGAAATACAGAATTGACGCGGAGTTGTACCTGCCCTTCTTGAAAGCGTCTTCTCCAGTTTCTATATACTCCCAGATGTTCTCCTTCAGGTCATCTAGGTTCACGGGCACGTCCTTCACCGTGTAGCCATTCCTACGGAATCACAGTATTTAAATGTTTCTGTAGGAATTCCTACGAACCTCGAGCTGGAGCAGGCCGATGTAGACGAACCACGAGAGTATTGTAAAAGCTCCAACCAGCTCTGGAATGGCTAAACCCCTGAAGACCCTCGCCTTAACGAGGTAGAGCATCAGGGCGAACGTAAAGACGGCCAGGGCAGACCAGATGTAGCCCGCCGAAATACCGCTCCGGCCGAGTTTTATTCCGACGAGGGCTATGTCCGCCAGTGCGAGGACGTAGAATAAGACCGCCGCCGGGGCGTGGGGTGCGTACTCCTCCGGAAAGACCCCCACAAGGAACAGGAAGACCATAGCGAGGGGCATCAGGTAGCTCAGGCCGTTTCTCAGGGCTCCGATGGCGGCTATGAAACCGAGAACCGCGAAGAGCATCAGGAAGCCGTTGAAGTAGTAGTTCACCGGGTTCCTTATTGAACCCATGTCGCTCAGGGCGTTGTCTGTGAAGGAGAACCATGGGTTCTGGCTGAGAACGATGAGCAGTCCCACGATGAAGATGAGAGGAAGGGAGAAGCTGATATATGCAGAGAGCTTGATTTGATCCATAACGTCATCACCCTATTTTACAAACTCCACATTTTCCATTCCTTCAAATTCCCTGTCGCCTGTCAGAAATCTAAGACCAAGGTCATTTGCTATGACATAGCCCAAGCAATCTATCAAAGACAATTTTTTGCCGTTACGTTTTTCTTTAAGTTTCATATCTGAGGCCTTTATATAGTGCTCCGTTGTCGGCGAGAGTATAATCAGCGTTGCCCTTACGAGAGTCAGAACACCCTTTGCCCGCTCCGACCCAAAGTCTCGTGTGAGAGCGTAAGAGAGTTCAAGGAGGTTGAATTCTGTGGAGTACAGTTCAAGGCCGGCGTATTTTGAATAGTTTGGGTTTCCCTTGAGAATTTCGATGAGCGCGTACGTATCGGCAAAGAACTTATCCATGAACCTCCCTCAGTTCATCTTTTACCCTTTGTGTGTCTACCTCCCATCCCCTCAGCAGGCCAAAGATTTCCACCCTGATGGTTACCTTCGTCTTGTCTGGAAGGTTGAGTTTTTTAAGGGGCTTGAACACTCCATCTTCATAGATTGCCTCAACGACGATTCCCATGCTCCCACCCGCCTCATTATCCGTAGAGGAATTATTTAACACTTAGCACTCTCTCTTCCCCGGCTCCTCTCCAAAGACGGCTTTGTAAATCTTCCTGAACTCCTCCCAGGAGCCCCGTATCACGGGGTGCTTCGGTATGAACGGAATCTCGTCCTCCGGCAGGGTTGAGAGCTCGAAGGTTCCTATCTCCTTCGCTATCCTCACGATTTCCTCCTTGTCGAGCCCAACGAGCGGGCGGTATATCGGCAGGTCCGTTGCCTGGCTGACTATGTACATGTTCTCAAGGGTTTGGCTGGCCACTTGCCCGAGGGAATCCCCCATGACTATTCCCTTCGCCCCGAACTCCCTCGCCACTCTATCCGCGTGCCTCACCATCATGTACTTGCAGAAGACGCAGGTGTACTTCTCCTTCTTCATCTCGCGCAGCTTCTCAATGATTCTCTCGCGCTCCTTAGGTTTAACCACTATCAGCTCGCCCTTTCCGCCGTAGCCGTACTTCTTCAGCTGGGCCCAGATCTTCCTGACCTTTTCGAGGGTCTTCTCGCCCATGTAGATGTGGACGGGAATAACCTCAACGCCGCGCTTCATCATGAGGAAGGCGGCAACCGGCGAGTCTATGCCGCCGCTTAGCAAAGCCACCACCTTGCCCTGGGTCCCTATTGGAAGGCCCCCCCAGGCGTAGATTTTGTCAACGAAGACGTAGGCTCTGCCCTCCATCAGTTCTATTCCTATCTCTATGTCGTACTCGTGCAGATTAACCTCGCTCCCCTCGTTCTCAAGGATGTATTCCCCAACCTTCGCCTGAACCTCAGGGCTCTTGAGGGGGAACTCCTTGGTGATTCTCCTCGCGGTGACTCTAAAGCGAGGCCTTTCAAGGCCGAGCTCGCGCTTCTTCCTCCTGAAGAGCTTGAGGGCCGTCCGGTTAATCTTATCCAGCTCGGCATCGACTTCCATCGCCGGGGAGAGCGACACTATGCCAAAAACCCTCCCAAGAACATCAACGGCATCTCTCGCTTTATTCGTCTTCACGAGAATCCTTCCGTGCTTCGCTTCGACCTTTTTGAACCCAATCCCCTCGCTCACCAAGGCCTCGCGGATGTTGTTCATGAGTATGCTCTCGAACCATCTCCTTGTCTGTCGGGATTTCGTTCCTATCTCCCCGTATCTGACTATGACGACGTTCATGCTCTCACCCCAGTGCGTGCGGGAACTTGATGACTATCTCCACGTACTTCTGTATGACGACGTAGAGAACCACCGATATCAGGTAGGACGAGAGAAGGATGAGCTCGTTCATCTCAAATATGTGCGCGGCTATGGCCTTGGCCCTCGGTGTGGCATCGACTATGGCGTGCATGTACTTCTCCTTGAGCCAGTGGTTTATCTGAATCGCCGCGACCAAGAGGAGCACACCCGCTAACCCCCAGGTCTTGCCCAGGGCCAGCATGAGGAAGAGGGTTGAGGCCACTATTATCCAGCCACCGATGACGCCCAGCAGTATCACGAACTCTATCATCCTTCCACCAGGAGGAGTTGAGGGGGAGGGAATAAAAACGTTTAGATGAAGACCAGCACCTCATCGAGGGTCTTTCTCCTCTTCCGGGGTTTGACTTTGCCCTTGGGATAGCCGACCGGGATGACTCCAACGAGGTAGTGGTTCTCATCGAGGCCCGAAAGCTCTCTGACCTCATCCTCTATTCCCGGGAAATTAGTAACCCCTATGTAAACCGTTCCGAGGCCGAGCTCAACGGCTTTGAGCATGAGGTTCTGAATCGCCATCGCAGCACTCTCAACGCTCCAGATGAACTCGGGCTCGTCGAATTCTTCCCCGGGGAGGAAGCGGACGTTCTTGTCGATAAAGACGGCGATGTATATGGGTGCACGATACATACCCTGTTCATACATACGCCTTCTGAGCTTCCCTATCTTCTCCTCCGGGAGGTTCACGGCGCGGTAGTATCGAGTCATACCCTCGGCTATGAGATTGTAGAGTTTTTCCCTCGCGTCCCTACTCTTGAAAACAACGAACTTCCAGTTCTCCAGGCCGCTCGCGGTGGGCGCCCTTATCGCCGCCTCGATCAGCGCCCTAATGTCCTCCTCCGGAACGTCTCTCTCTTCGAAATACCGCACGGAGGTTCTCTTCAGTATCGCATCCTCAAGCTCCACGGTATCACCCATGAAGCTTTCCCGCAGACCTTAATCAGCCTTTCCAAAACCAAAGGTTTAAGAGAATTCTAGAGTAATCCCAAGAGGTGAAAGCATGTACGGATGGAGAGGTAGGCTTGGACTCATAGTTCCCTCATCGAACACCACCATGGAGATGGAGCTTCATTCTGCAATTCCCAATGGGGTCTCGCTCCACACCGCGAGGGTTCCGCTGAGGAACGTAAGGGAGGAGGAGCTCATCAATATGAACGCCCTCTCCGTCGAGGCGGCGAAGCTTCTGCGCGATGCAGGTGTTGAGATGATCCTCTACGGTTGCACCAGTGGGTCGTTCATCGGTGGGAAGGATTACGAGAAGGAGCTTGAGTCCAAGATAGAGGAAGAAGTAAACGTCCCCGTTGTCAGCACCAGCACAGCCGTGGTGGAGGCCCTCAAGATGCTCGATGCAAGGGATGTGCTGGTCATAACCCCCTACATGGACGATATAAACGTCCGCGAGAGGGAGTTCCTGGAGGCAAACGAGTTCAACGTGCTCGACATAAGGGGACTTGGAATAGAGGACAACACCCAAATCGGAAAGCTCGAACCCTACGAGGCCTATCGCCTCGCCAAGGCCAGCTTCATGGACGAGGCAGACGCGGTCTTCATCAGCTGCACGAACTGGAGAACGTTTGAGATAATCGAGCCTCTCGAGGAAGACCTCGGCATTCCAGTCGTTACGAGCAATCAGGCATCTCTGTGGCTTGCTCTGAGAGAGATGGACGTCATGGAGCGGATCCCCTGGCTTGGAAGACTTTTCACAGAGTTCTGAGCCTTCAACATTTTCCCTCAACCGCTTCCGAAACCCTTTTAAGAATTCACCCGAATTTCTTAGACGTTAGTCACTGAGGGTGATACAAATGGAGCTCCTCGACGAGGCAAGGAAGCTTTCGATATATACCGCCTACAACACGAACGTTGATGCGATAACCTTTCTGACCGGCGAAACTGTGCAGAGGCTCATAGACGAGCTGGGGGCTGAAACCGTCAGGAAAAGGATGGAAGATTATCCTAGGGAGATAAACGAGCCCCTCGACTTCGTCGCAAGGCTGGTTCACGCCCTCAAGACCGGAAAGCCCATGGCGGTGCCCCTGGTTAATGAGGAGCTCCACACCTGGTTCGATTCTCACTTTAAATATGACATCGAGAGGATGGGCGGTCAGGCGGGGATCATAGCGAACCTCCTGGCCAACCTCGACTTCAACAGGGTAATCGTCTACACCCCCCACCTGGCCAGAAAGCAGGCCGAGATGTTCGTGGATAAGCCCAACCTCCTCTATCCAGTCATCGAGGACGGCAGGTTGGCCTTCAAACATCCCCGCGAGGCCTACAGGGAGGGCGACCCGCTAAAGGTGAACCGCATCTTTGAATTCCGTGCCGGAACGACTTTCAGGCTAGGGGACGAGACCATACAGGTTCCCTTCTCTGGCAGGTTCATCGTCTCGGCGAGATTCGAGAGCATAAGGATATACACCGAGCCCGAGCTTAAACCGTTCCTGCCAGAGATCGGCCTTCAGGTTGATGGGGCCATTCTCTCAGGCTACCAGGGGATAAAGCTCCGCTATTCCGATGGAAAAGATGCCAACCACTACCTAAAGGAGGCCAAAAAGGACATACTCCTGCTCAAGCGTGAGAAGGACGTGAAGGTTCACCTCGAGTTCGCCTCAATACAGAACCGCGAGCTCAGGAAGAAGGTGATCTACAACCTCTTTCCCCTGGTGGAGAGCGTGGGGATGGACGAGGCGGAGATAGCCCACGTCCTCAACGCCCTCGGCTACTCCAAGCTCGCGGAGAGGATATTCACTTACAACCGCATAGAGGACACAGTTCTGGGCGGAAAAATCCTCGTTGACGAGATGAACCTGGAGGTGCTCCAGATACACACGATTTACTACATCATGTACATCACCCACTCGGACAACCCGCTGAGCGAGGACGAGCTGAGGAGCAGCCTTGAGCTCGCAACAACCCTGGCCGCGGCGAGGGCTTCCCTCGGGGACATAAGGAGTCCTGAAGACGTAAAGGTCGGTATGAAGGTTCCGTACAACGAGTATGGAGAGTTCGTGAAGCTCCGCTTCGAGGAGGCGAAGAGGCGCTTGAGAACCAGGGAGTATAAGGTCGTGATTATTCCCACAAGGCTCGTCAAAAAACCTGTTTCGACGGTCGGCCTGGGCGATACAATCTCGGCCGGGGCCTTCACAAGCTATCTGGCAATGCTGGGGGAGAAGGGGGAGCTCTAACCCATATTACACTGTGGACAGTGACCTTTAAATACCATAACAGAGTATACTGTTAACAGTGGTACTATGAAAAAGAAAGTGCTTGCTATTCTGGTAGTCGGTTTAGTTTTTGGATTTTTCGTAAGAGCAAGCATTAATGAGCCTCCAGCAATAATGGCCATTGAGATCCAAAACTCAACAGAAGCAAAGATTTTTGCCAAGGCGCTGTATCCAGAGGGATTCAGGGAGATTAAACCCACTGCCGTAAGGGGAGAGACTTTGTACTTTGACCTTTCCGGACTGAGGAAAGCATGGGATGACAACATCAAAAAACACGGCTACGGTGCCGAGCCCTTTATCGTACTTACGATTGTGAAGGATGGCAAAGTCGCTGTTCAGGGAATTTCACTTAAGGGAGAGGGCCGATACCAAAAAATAACGGTCTATCCAGAGTACAAACCCCTGAAAACTACCAAAGAGGTCTCCTCGGAAACCATTTCCGATGGGAACGTCCAGCCAATGGACAACTACTGGCAGATACTGGAGGAATATCACGAAGAAACAATACCAGTGGTCGTTGCGGAGATAATCAACGCAGACTACAGCTGGGGCCAGATAACGTACAGCTACACGGCCAACGCACACGTTGGGTTTGGAGTTTACGCATTTCTAACCAGCGAATGGTCACATATTGGAACTCATTACACCTACAATGTGAATGGCGGGGGTTTATCCCATGCAGCTTTTGACCGCGGCCAAGACGTTTACATCTGGATGGACTTTATTTATAGGTACGAAAGGTGGAAAATCCACATTGACGGGCAAGACTTTTACGAGGAGTACGTCTTCGTGAAGAGCTTTGACCCAAACTCACTTTCATGGGCTTATTACAGGCCCTCAAACGTAAGACCGGCACCCATAAACTCGTGGGTCTTTGAGGTAAGAAATCTTTCAGAGACATACACACGTCCTTACTACCAGTTCTCCCTCGAAAATCTTAGTTCTGATGCATTTTCGATAGACGCTTTGGGTTTTATCTCAATCCTGTCCTCCGCTGGAATAATCTCCCCGCTGGCCGCAACGGCCGCAAACAGTGCAAACATGTTTATCGACGTAAATTATGAATACAGCAACATACAAGCATTTGTTTGCACTCTGGACTTATATGGAGAAACCGGAACATATCACAGGGTTTGGAGAGGACAATCGGAAACAACGGTGAACAACATAAACACAGTACCCGTTGTTGGGTTCTACATTTCCCAGGGATGATTCCTACATTTCAGCATTTCTTTCGACATTTTTACACCCATTGCAAATCTCGCTGGTTTGATGCATGTGATATGCAAAACTGTATACTTACCCCTGATCCCTGAGATAGTATGGCATGCCAAATGCTTTTAAAGTTTGGTCCAGCACAACGTACCATTTTCTACTCCATCAGCCCCTCTATCAGCCTCGCCTTCTCCTGAGCCTTTCTGAGGTGCTCAACGGTAACCTTGGTGTAAATCTGCGTCGTCGAGAGGTTCGAGTGGCCGAGGAGCTCCTGAATGGCCCTTATGTCAACGCCGTTTTCGAGCATGTGAGTCGCGAAGCTGTGGCGGAGCATGTGTGGCGTGACCCTGATGCCGGCCTTCTGCCCGTATTTCCTGAGGAGATACCAGACGGTCTTGGGTGATATCCTGTCCTTTTCCCTGCGCCCCTCCTCGACGATAAGGTACTCACTGTCGTCATCGCGGCTCTCAATGTAGGACTTGATCTCCTCCAGAAGGAATCCTGGAATAGGCACGACACGGTCCTTGGCACCCTTGCCGCCTCGCACAACTATCAGCGAGCGCTCGAAGTCAACATCCGATTTTTTGAGGTTACACAGCTCGCTTACCCTAAGGCCCGCCCCGTAGAGCAGGAGAAATATCAGCCTGTCGCGCCTTCTCGTCGGGGGTATTACCGAGAGCAGCTTTCTGACTTCCTCGCGGGTTAGGGCCTTCGGCAGACTCCTGGGGACCTTTGGGGGCTTAAGCTTCTCTGCTTCCTCTTCAGCACCCTCAAAACGGAAGTAGGAGCGCAAAGCTTGGACGACCAAGTTTAAGCTTTTGTTGGAGTAGCCTTCCTTTCTAAGCCTCGCGAGAAAACGGAGGGCGGAGCGGGAGTTAAGCTTTCCGCCCCACTTAAGGTAGCGCCTCACGTAGTATGAGTACATCCTAATCGTGTTGGGGCTCTTCCCCTCAAGGTCAAGGTACGTCTCATATTCTTCCAGGGTCTCATTGAGGTCCATATCACAGCCCCTTCAGGAGTCCCTCGATGTCGTCGGGCTTTACCTCGGCGTTCTCAACGACCTCCGGCTCGCTTCGCTCGGACTCCTGGGGCTTCGGCGGTTCTTCCACCGGAGGCCTGGGAGGCTTGGGAGACTCCTCCTTTATGCTTAGGCTAAGGTAAACCGTCCTGAGAAGTTCATCCACGAGAGCC from Thermococcus sp. MAR1 includes these protein-coding regions:
- a CDS encoding MFS transporter translates to MKWMGNRTLHLIFLAGFFAILGSTMSKSPTLPLYAQSIGLGKGEIGLVAAASTMTGIFINFTSGLLSDLYGRKRLLKMSGFVFLSAPLLYFLAGDALTLALVRVYYGVATAIFVPVSFALVSDLYPHSKGTFMGFLSSSTLVGRALAPVIAGSIIYFLGFSVVFILCSLTGLAVFVLTFRFPETRGEPERFEFTFSGELLLIGLLDAAVYMAYQGIETFLPLFYYLQNKAWLSGLILTVEIAIMAVVKPYAGYLSDRIGRTKPIAVGMTMVGLAMFMLALSDSLPLVVLGAVVFSVGASISEASTKPLATEVSKLRGTALGFLESIKDIGQALGPILIGFLGLSGGFTFIGIFGILSLGLFLLSRSRKKT
- a CDS encoding cysteine synthase family protein, coding for MSFAKLEFFNPFSRSIKDRAVFNMLMKALERGDINGTKRLFEATSGNVGISLAALSNVFGIEFRAYLPKPTPKATQVLLKVLGAEVVMSDFETIDPAMVQYVVEEAKKAGAANLNQFENDDNFLAHRLTAREIEEQLRSIGKTPDVIIAGIGTSGHIAGIASYFKERYDTQVIGVVPAKGEKIPGIKRLETRPKWYFQVEIDRVVEITRKEAIEGAIRVARGDGLLIGLSSGAVFRAYGKIAGELGEKTYVLIFPDDGFKYVEVFESYLGMV
- a CDS encoding nucleotidyltransferase domain-containing protein; this translates as MRFSNLPTRLSELEKVAEDFRRKHERVFDVILYGSVTQGKEAPNDLDFMVLLTGANDVERFELAFEFKEMLIDRGFPHERLDVKAMSLEQMWDPNYLAVPGLIITGYSLIRRRPLHELMNGEGYALFILDVRGMTKNEKNKFSFALRGRDGKTGILRDLGGRYLAPWVVLLPVEVTYSFKEFLKMWKVPYELYLMFGTLYESKDWRIEEGIVRP
- a CDS encoding DUF998 domain-containing protein; protein product: MDQIKLSAYISFSLPLIFIVGLLIVLSQNPWFSFTDNALSDMGSIRNPVNYYFNGFLMLFAVLGFIAAIGALRNGLSYLMPLAMVFLFLVGVFPEEYAPHAPAAVLFYVLALADIALVGIKLGRSGISAGYIWSALAVFTFALMLYLVKARVFRGLAIPELVGAFTILSWFVYIGLLQLEVRRNSYRNI
- a CDS encoding PIN domain-containing protein codes for the protein MDKFFADTYALIEILKGNPNYSKYAGLELYSTEFNLLELSYALTRDFGSERAKGVLTLVRATLIILSPTTEHYIKASDMKLKEKRNGKKLSLIDCLGYVIANDLGLRFLTGDREFEGMENVEFVK
- a CDS encoding antitoxin family protein; translated protein: MGIVVEAIYEDGVFKPLKKLNLPDKTKVTIRVEIFGLLRGWEVDTQRVKDELREVHG
- the thiI gene encoding tRNA uracil 4-sulfurtransferase ThiI; translated protein: MNVVIVRYGEIGTKSRQTRRWFESILMNNIREALVSEGIGFKKVEAKHGRILVKTNKARDAVDVLGRVFGIVSLSPAMEVDAELDKINRTALKLFRRKKRELGLERPRFRVTARRITKEFPLKSPEVQAKVGEYILENEGSEVNLHEYDIEIGIELMEGRAYVFVDKIYAWGGLPIGTQGKVVALLSGGIDSPVAAFLMMKRGVEVIPVHIYMGEKTLEKVRKIWAQLKKYGYGGKGELIVVKPKERERIIEKLREMKKEKYTCVFCKYMMVRHADRVAREFGAKGIVMGDSLGQVASQTLENMYIVSQATDLPIYRPLVGLDKEEIVRIAKEIGTFELSTLPEDEIPFIPKHPVIRGSWEEFRKIYKAVFGEEPGKREC
- a CDS encoding nitroreductase family protein; protein product: MELEDAILKRTSVRYFEERDVPEEDIRALIEAAIRAPTASGLENWKFVVFKSRDAREKLYNLIAEGMTRYYRAVNLPEEKIGKLRRRMYEQGMYRAPIYIAVFIDKNVRFLPGEEFDEPEFIWSVESAAMAIQNLMLKAVELGLGTVYIGVTNFPGIEDEVRELSGLDENHYLVGVIPVGYPKGKVKPRKRRKTLDEVLVFI
- a CDS encoding aspartate/glutamate racemase family protein, whose protein sequence is MYGWRGRLGLIVPSSNTTMEMELHSAIPNGVSLHTARVPLRNVREEELINMNALSVEAAKLLRDAGVEMILYGCTSGSFIGGKDYEKELESKIEEEVNVPVVSTSTAVVEALKMLDARDVLVITPYMDDINVREREFLEANEFNVLDIRGLGIEDNTQIGKLEPYEAYRLAKASFMDEADAVFISCTNWRTFEIIEPLEEDLGIPVVTSNQASLWLALREMDVMERIPWLGRLFTEF
- the pfkC gene encoding ADP-specific phosphofructokinase, with the translated sequence MELLDEARKLSIYTAYNTNVDAITFLTGETVQRLIDELGAETVRKRMEDYPREINEPLDFVARLVHALKTGKPMAVPLVNEELHTWFDSHFKYDIERMGGQAGIIANLLANLDFNRVIVYTPHLARKQAEMFVDKPNLLYPVIEDGRLAFKHPREAYREGDPLKVNRIFEFRAGTTFRLGDETIQVPFSGRFIVSARFESIRIYTEPELKPFLPEIGLQVDGAILSGYQGIKLRYSDGKDANHYLKEAKKDILLLKREKDVKVHLEFASIQNRELRKKVIYNLFPLVESVGMDEAEIAHVLNALGYSKLAERIFTYNRIEDTVLGGKILVDEMNLEVLQIHTIYYIMYITHSDNPLSEDELRSSLELATTLAAARASLGDIRSPEDVKVGMKVPYNEYGEFVKLRFEEAKRRLRTREYKVVIIPTRLVKKPVSTVGLGDTISAGAFTSYLAMLGEKGEL
- the xerA gene encoding site-specific tyrosine recombinase/integron integrase, translating into MDLNETLEEYETYLDLEGKSPNTIRMYSYYVRRYLKWGGKLNSRSALRFLARLRKEGYSNKSLNLVVQALRSYFRFEGAEEEAEKLKPPKVPRSLPKALTREEVRKLLSVIPPTRRRDRLIFLLLYGAGLRVSELCNLKKSDVDFERSLIVVRGGKGAKDRVVPIPGFLLEEIKSYIESRDDDSEYLIVEEGRREKDRISPKTVWYLLRKYGQKAGIRVTPHMLRHSFATHMLENGVDIRAIQELLGHSNLSTTQIYTKVTVEHLRKAQEKARLIEGLME